One window of Vespa velutina chromosome 2, iVesVel2.1, whole genome shotgun sequence genomic DNA carries:
- the LOC124946743 gene encoding probable E3 ubiquitin-protein ligase IRF2BPL isoform X4: MMGKRTQCYLCDLPRMPWAMIMDFSEPVCRGCVNYEGADRIDLVLESAKQLKKAHGFQDARPSASKGYRSAGHTEHNGGPNLDVLSIQNAGQTHSRHHNIAASYSQLHHRNSITEFNSGNTRQQISRQHEDGHDLGNGLRGNNVRIPNAHLAAVAHHVSLGHNRGMSQLKRGISAIDEDEHTEKRLSLEDQHPVRPPLTRGDSLPAVSLAVSYVHDRNKEKHPVRAPSFETATTFKANVAYVGSSIPLAPANVAANGGGSPLRPRTSPPPPPPPTQESPNDNPQNNHHQGSTNGPSPMAALMSVADNLTSPEPVPQPPNNPSPTSRSPPTTATNVQQRSASRGSQHSPNGSVNFLSGTSGRRSSCSRHVSSTTVTTSSEGAVAQSAGAEPVSAPTLKCTLCQERLEDTHFVQCPSVPHHKFCFPCSRDSIKRQGAGSEVYCPSGEKCPLANSQVPWAFMQGEIATILGEDTTGSGLKVKKERET; encoded by the exons ATGATGGGAAAGAGAACGCAGTGTTACTTGTGCGACCTACCCAGAATGCCCTGGGCAATGATCATGGACTTTTCCGAGCCGGTATGCCGTGGATGCGTTAATTACGAGGGAGCCGACAGAATAGATTTAGTATTAGAATCGGCAAAACAATTGAAAAAGGCTCATGGTTTCCAAGATGCCAGGCCGTCCGCGTCTAAGGGTTATAGATCGGCCGGTCATACGGAACACAATGGTGGGCCGAATTTGGACGTTCTATCGATACAGAACGCCGGTCAGACACACTCGAGGCATCACAATATTGCCGCAAGTTACTCCCAGTTGCATCACAGGAACTCTATAACGGAATTCAATTCCGGTAATACTAGACAACAAATATCAAGACAACACGAGGACGGTCATGATCTCGGTAATGGATTGAGAGGGAACAACGTTAGAATTCCTAACGCCCACCTTGCCGCTGTCGCCCATCACGTGAGCCTAGGTCATAACAGAGGTATGTCGCAATTGAAGCGTGGCATATCGGCGATAGATGAGGACGAACACACGGAAAAAAGGTTATCGTTGGAGGATCAACATCCGGTAAGGCCGCCTCTAACGAGGGGCGACTCTTTGCCCGCCGTCAGTTTGGCCGTTAGCTACGTTCACGATAGAAACAAGGAGAAACACCCTGTTAGGGCGCCGAGCTTTGAAACCGCGACCACGTTCAAGGCCAATG TTGCTTACGTTGGCTCGTCCATTCCGTTGGCACCTGCAAACGTAGCAGCAAATGGCGGAGGATCTCCTCTTCGTCCTAGAACGAGTCCTCCGCCGCCACCTCCACCAACGCAAGAAAGTCCTAACGATAATCCACAAAATAATCATCATCAG GGATCGACGAACGGACCTTCACCGATGGCCGCCTTGATGTCTGTTGCCGACAATCTGACGTCTCCAGAACCCGTACCTCAGCCACCAAACAATCCAAGTCCCACGAGCAGAAGCCCACCAACTACAGCTACCAACGTTCAACAACGTAGCGCTTCCAGAGGTTCTCAGCACAGTCCTAATGGTTCAG TCAATTTTCTCTCAGGAACGTCGGGCAGAAGATCTAGCTGTTCCAGGCACGTATCTTCGACGACGGTAACGACGTCGTCTGAAGGTGCAGTGGCACAATCAGCAGGTGCCGAGCCTGTATCAGCACCAACCTTAAAATGCACTCTTTGTCAAGAACGTCTCGAAGACACGCACTTTGTTCAGTGTCCAAGCGTTCCCCATCACAAATTTTGTTTCCCTTGCAGTCGAGATAGCATAAAGAGACAGGGTGCTGGTTCTGAG GTTTACTGTCCGAGTGGAGAGAAGTGTCCGTTGGCAAACAGCCAAGTACCGTGGGCGTTTATGCAAGGAGAGATAGCAACCATTCTTGGTGAAGATACTACTGGTTCAGGGCTTAAGGTcaagaaggaaagggaaacTTAA
- the LOC124946743 gene encoding interferon regulatory factor 2-binding protein-like A isoform X5, with protein MMGKRTQCYLCDLPRMPWAMIMDFSEPVCRGCVNYEGADRIDLVLESAKQLKKAHGFQDARPSASKGYRSAGHTEHNGGPNLDVLSIQNAGQTHSRHHNIAASYSQLHHRNSITEFNSGNTRQQISRQHEDGHDLGNGLRGNNVRIPNAHLAAVAHHVSLGHNRGMSQLKRGISAIDEDEHTEKRLSLEDQHPVRPPLTRGDSLPAVSLAVSYVHDRNKEKHPVRAPSFETATTFKANVAYVGSSIPLAPANVAANGGGSPLRPRTSPPPPPPPTQESPNDNPQNNHHQGSTNGPSPMAALMSVADNLTSPEPVPQPPNNPSPTSRSPPTTATNVQQRSASRGSQHSPNGSGTSGRRSSCSRHVSSTTVTTSSEGAVAQSAGAEPVSAPTLKCTLCQERLEDTHFVQCPSVPHHKFCFPCSRDSIKRQGAGSEVYCPSGEKCPLANSQVPWAFMQGEIATILGEDTTGSGLKVKKERET; from the exons ATGATGGGAAAGAGAACGCAGTGTTACTTGTGCGACCTACCCAGAATGCCCTGGGCAATGATCATGGACTTTTCCGAGCCGGTATGCCGTGGATGCGTTAATTACGAGGGAGCCGACAGAATAGATTTAGTATTAGAATCGGCAAAACAATTGAAAAAGGCTCATGGTTTCCAAGATGCCAGGCCGTCCGCGTCTAAGGGTTATAGATCGGCCGGTCATACGGAACACAATGGTGGGCCGAATTTGGACGTTCTATCGATACAGAACGCCGGTCAGACACACTCGAGGCATCACAATATTGCCGCAAGTTACTCCCAGTTGCATCACAGGAACTCTATAACGGAATTCAATTCCGGTAATACTAGACAACAAATATCAAGACAACACGAGGACGGTCATGATCTCGGTAATGGATTGAGAGGGAACAACGTTAGAATTCCTAACGCCCACCTTGCCGCTGTCGCCCATCACGTGAGCCTAGGTCATAACAGAGGTATGTCGCAATTGAAGCGTGGCATATCGGCGATAGATGAGGACGAACACACGGAAAAAAGGTTATCGTTGGAGGATCAACATCCGGTAAGGCCGCCTCTAACGAGGGGCGACTCTTTGCCCGCCGTCAGTTTGGCCGTTAGCTACGTTCACGATAGAAACAAGGAGAAACACCCTGTTAGGGCGCCGAGCTTTGAAACCGCGACCACGTTCAAGGCCAATG TTGCTTACGTTGGCTCGTCCATTCCGTTGGCACCTGCAAACGTAGCAGCAAATGGCGGAGGATCTCCTCTTCGTCCTAGAACGAGTCCTCCGCCGCCACCTCCACCAACGCAAGAAAGTCCTAACGATAATCCACAAAATAATCATCATCAG GGATCGACGAACGGACCTTCACCGATGGCCGCCTTGATGTCTGTTGCCGACAATCTGACGTCTCCAGAACCCGTACCTCAGCCACCAAACAATCCAAGTCCCACGAGCAGAAGCCCACCAACTACAGCTACCAACGTTCAACAACGTAGCGCTTCCAGAGGTTCTCAGCACAGTCCTAATGGTTCAG GAACGTCGGGCAGAAGATCTAGCTGTTCCAGGCACGTATCTTCGACGACGGTAACGACGTCGTCTGAAGGTGCAGTGGCACAATCAGCAGGTGCCGAGCCTGTATCAGCACCAACCTTAAAATGCACTCTTTGTCAAGAACGTCTCGAAGACACGCACTTTGTTCAGTGTCCAAGCGTTCCCCATCACAAATTTTGTTTCCCTTGCAGTCGAGATAGCATAAAGAGACAGGGTGCTGGTTCTGAG GTTTACTGTCCGAGTGGAGAGAAGTGTCCGTTGGCAAACAGCCAAGTACCGTGGGCGTTTATGCAAGGAGAGATAGCAACCATTCTTGGTGAAGATACTACTGGTTCAGGGCTTAAGGTcaagaaggaaagggaaacTTAA